From the Anas platyrhynchos isolate ZD024472 breed Pekin duck chromosome 27, IASCAAS_PekinDuck_T2T, whole genome shotgun sequence genome, one window contains:
- the AMIGO1 gene encoding amphoterin-induced protein 1 — translation MAGPGALLAVLALAAGAAGGSCPQRCVCASNILSCSQAVLSSVPAPLPRFTAVLDLSHNNLSRLRADWAPGRLAHLHALLLSHNGLAFVSTEAFAHVPHLRHLDLSSNRLRALEENLFSDLAELEVLLLYNNEIAAVDRTAFDNLGRLRKLYLGQNHIARFPLELLREGSRLPQLALLDLSANRLRSLPVAELQALPAWLRDRLYLHGNPLACDCPLFQLVARGWRRRLSAVLDFQEELRCLPQDSGVPVSILALAGRELLNCSEAREAVLEAHLGDTVTLGCDSRLRAAHSRHWVTPGGERVPEEAGNGSAAVLANGSLQLRALRPEDAGTYACRVAGPALNETLYVELLVHNFTLHGPHDGLNTAYTTLVGCILSVVLVLIYLYLTPCRCCCRGADKTPAPRDDSLNSSVLSATPNHAAGEPPQPRSTAGPRAPPGGQNGRFKAGGTPPAVAVAGAREGPRAQRKLSDPDSVSSVFSDTPIVV, via the coding sequence atggcggggccgggggcgctgCTGGCGGTGCTGGCgctggcggcgggggcggcgggcgggagcTGCCCCCAGCGCTGCGTCTGCGCCTCCAACATCCTGAGCTGCTCGCAGGCGGTGCTGAGCTCCGTGCCCGCGCCGCTGCCCCGCTTCACCGCCGTGCTGGACCTGAGCCACAACAACCTGAGCCGGCTGCGCGCCGACTGGGCGCCGGGGCGGCTGGCGCACCTGCACgccctgctgctgtcccacaACGGGCTGGCCTTCGTGTCCACCGAGGCCTTCGCGCACGTCCCGCACCTGCGGCACCTCGACCTGTCCTCCAACCGCCTGCGGGCGCTGGAGGAGAACCTCTTCAGCGACCTGGCcgagctggaggtgctgctgctctacAACAACGAGATCGCCGCCGTCGACCGCACCGCCTTTGACAACCTGGGCCGGCTGCGCAAGCTCTACCTGGGCCAGAACCACATCGCCCGCTTCCCGCTGGAGCTGCTGCGCGAGGGCAGCCGCCTGCCGCAGCTGGCGCTGCTCGACCTCTCGGCCAACCGCCTGCGCAGCCTCCCCGTGGCCGAGCTGCAGGCGCTGCCGGCCTGGCTGCGCGACCGCCTCTACCTGCACGGCAACCCGCTGGCCTGCGACTGCCCGCTCTTCCAGCTGGTGGCCCGGGGCTGGCGCCGCCGCCTCAGCGCCGTGCTGGACTTCCAGGAGGAGCTGCGGTGCCTGCCGCAGGACTCGGGGGTGCCCGTCAGCATCCTGGCGCTGGCCGGCCGCGAGCTGCTCAACTGCAGCGAGGCACGCGAGGCCGTGCTGGAGGCGCACCTGGGTGACACGGTCACGCTGGGCTGCGACAGCCGGCTGCGGGCGGCGCACAGCCGGCACTGGGTGACGCCGGGCGGCGAGCGGGTGCCGGAGGAGGCCGGCAACGGCAGCGCGGCCGTGCTGGCCAacggcagcctgcagctgcgGGCGCTGCGCCCCGAGGACGCCGGCACCTACGCCTGCCGGGTGGCCGGCCCCGCGCTCAACGAGACGCTCTACGTGGAGCTGCTGGTGCACAACTTCACGCTGCACGGCCCCCACGACGGCCTCAACACCGCCTACACCACGCTGGTGGGCTGCATCCTGAGCGTGGTGCTGGTGCTCATCTACCTGTACCTCACCccctgccgctgctgctgccgcggCGCCGACAAGACGCCGGCCCCCCGTGACGACAGCCTCAACTCCTCCGTGCTCAGCGCCACCCCCAACCACGCCGCcggggagcccccccagccccgcagcaccgccgggccccgcgcccccccgggggggcagAACGGCAGGTTCAAAGCGGGGGGCACCCCCCCGGCCGTGGCGGTGGCGGGAGCACGGGAGGGCCCCCGAGCGCAGAGGAAGCTGTCGGACCCGGACTCGGTCAGCTCGGTGTTCTCGGACACCCCCATCGTGGTGTAG
- the ATXN7L2 gene encoding ataxin-7-like protein 2 isoform X2: protein MAARGRAAAAMAAAERRLPSLDEFAGQSWSAWVERAGPPADTGLEPEESSKSGSKKLDAMTLIKEDMSIFGHCPAHDEFYLVVCNHCSQVVKPQAFQKHCERRHGPLSKLYARAAAGTPKCHAVNGQPVAKALREKPPGARGRTQPLPDKAQKDNLCLFMPVVNLEKIPSLPKPDGHGIKVPPKALPAQPSSSSKDPPGRPSPTAPQKEPPVPAGVGGDSALPAAGPVHKPESVPAPGEKEPGACKPPPRSHKKPARKECDLNKQCGVLNPDTKKICTRLLTCKIHSVHQRREVQGRAKDFDVLVAELKASSRRESPKEKSPVRKEPLPERPAPAAPALPQPPAVPPSASPCRARPPHSHCPPPRARLSSDSDPEEGDAGLFPLPLPKGGSRGSSEESEEEGAEDAHRPDCHYAARPPRPQAFCTFGSRLVSPGCYVFNRRLDRFCSALGSMLERHLSSHMWRKIPPAAEPQLHTAPAPPSPAASPCGPAAPAPPPHTRTPPVPAGPRDSRGSASINYTVGSPHAAAACSQPECGGGGSQSITSPLPANIPSPSFSKLPSTKASKSSRAKEAAGSTEPDAVARKRKQPLGAAASPPYKRTCPGDGAKSKSPGCQVSHPPGKTKATPVSSPATAALNGSVCTGGRLKRGPPPDCRVPPSTTPEPQGSPLHGAGVLPPPPRCISEDEAKKRKNTATYCRPGKPKHAAPPPAPPPAPGPAPPDPGCSVRRKKPGTPLGFEEKRSALKSKAH, encoded by the exons atGGCGGCGCGTGGGCGCGCGGCGGCGGCgatggcggcggcggagcggcggCTGCCGAGCCTGGACGAGTTCGCGGGGCAGAGCTGGAGCGCATGGGTGGAGCGGGCCGGGCCGCCCGCCGACACGG GGTTGGAGCCGGAGGAGAGCAGCAAGAGCGGGAGCAAGAAACTGGACGCCATGACGCTGATTAAGGAAG ACATGTCCATCTTCGGCCACTGCCCGGCGCACGACGAGTTTTACCTGGTGGTCTGCAACCACTGCAGCCAGGTGGTGAAGCCCCAGGCCTTCCAGAAGCACTGCG AACGGCGCCACGGCCCGCTCAGCAAGCTGTACGCCCGTGCTGCCGCCGGCACCCCCAAGTGCCACGCCGTCAACGGGCAGCCGGTGGCCAAGGCGCTGCGGGAGAAGCCGCCGGGCGCCCGTGGCCGGACCCAGCCGCTGCCCGACAAGGCGCAGAAGGACAACCTCTG CTTGTTCATGCCTGTGGTGAACCTGGAGAAGATCCCCAGCCTCCCCAAGCCGGACGGGCATGGGATCAAAGTGCCCCCCAAAGCCCTGCCCGCGCAGCCTTCCTCCAGCTCCAAAGACCCCCCGGGGAGACCCTCCCCGACAGCGCCGCAGAAAGAGCCCCCGGTGCCGGCTGGGGTCGGGGGGGACTCGGCGCtgcccgccgccggccccgtgCACAAGCCAGAGAGCGTGCCCGCCCCGGGGGAGAAGGAGCCGGGCGCCTGCAAGCCGCCCCCCAGGTCCCACAAGAAGCCGGCGC GGAAGGAGTGCGACCTGAACAAGCAGTGCGGCGTGCTGAACCCCGACACCAAGAAGATCTGCACCCGCCTGCTGACCTGCAAG ATCCACTCCGTGCACCAGCGCCGTGAGGTGCAGGGCCGCGCCAAGGACTTCGACGTGCTGGTGGCCGAGCTGAAGGCCAGCTCCCGCCGGGAGTCCCCGAAGGAGAAGAGCCCGGTGAGGAAGGAGCCGCTCCCCgagcgcccggccccggctgcccccgcgctgccgcagccccccgccgTCCCACCCAGCGCGTCCCCCTGCCGTGCCAGGCCCCCCCACTCCCACTGCCCACCCCCCAG GGCCAGGCTTTCCTCCGACAGCGACCCCGAGGAGGGGGACGCGGGGCTGTTCCCCTTGCCCCTGCCCAAGGGGGGCAGCCGGGGGTCCAGCGAGGAGAGCGAGGAGGAGGGGGCCGAGGACGCCCACCGCCCCGACTGCCATTACGCGGCACGCCCGCCGCGGCCACAAGCG ttCTGCACCTTTGGGAGCCGCTTGGTCAGCCCGGGCTGCTACGTCTTCAACCGGCGCCTGGACCGCTTCTGCTCGGCGCTGGGCTCCATGCTGGAGCGGCACCTCAGCTCGCACATGTGGAG GAAGATCCCCCCGGCTGCCGAGCCCCAGCTCCACACCGCCCCggcgccccccagccccgccgcctccccctgcggccccgccgccccggcccccccgccccaCACACGGACACCCCCAGTCCCTGCCGGCCCCCGGGACAGCCGGGGCTCCGCCAGCATCAACTACACGGTGGGGTCCCCGCACGCAGCGGCCGCCTGCAGCCAGCCGGAGTGCGGGGGGGGCGGCAGCCAGTCCATCacctccccgctgccagccaACATCCCCTCGCCCTCCTTCAGCAAGTTGCCTTCCACCAAGGCCAGCAAATCCTCCCGGGCCAAGGAGGCGGCGGGCAGCACGGAGCCGGACGCCGTCGCCCGCAAACGCAAGCAGCCCCTGGGCGCCGCCGCCAGCCCCCCCTACAAACGGACCTGCCCCGGGGACGGGGCGAAAAGCAAAAGTCCCGGCTGCCAGGTCTCGCACCCCCCCGGCAAGACGAAAGCCACCCCGGTGTCATCGCCTGCCACCGCTGCCCTCAATGGCTCGGTGTGCACCGGCGGCCGGCTGAAGCGGGGCCCCCCCCCGGACTGCCGCgtcccccccagcaccacgccGGAGCCCCAGGGCTCGCCGCTGCATGGGGCCGGGgtgctccccccacccccccgctgCATCTCGGAGGACGAGGCCAAGAAGCGCAAGAACACGGCCACGTACTGCCGGCCCGGGAAGCCCAAGCACGCCGCCCCCCCGCCAGCTCCCCCacccgcccccggcccggcgcCCCCTGACCCGGGCTGCTCCGTCCGCAGGAAGAAGCCGGGGACCCCCCTGGGCTTTGAGGAGAAGCGGAGCGCCCTGAAG TCCAAAGCCCATTAa
- the ATXN7L2 gene encoding ataxin-7-like protein 2 isoform X1 — protein MAARGRAAAAMAAAERRLPSLDEFAGQSWSAWVERAGPPADTAGLEPEESSKSGSKKLDAMTLIKEDMSIFGHCPAHDEFYLVVCNHCSQVVKPQAFQKHCERRHGPLSKLYARAAAGTPKCHAVNGQPVAKALREKPPGARGRTQPLPDKAQKDNLCLFMPVVNLEKIPSLPKPDGHGIKVPPKALPAQPSSSSKDPPGRPSPTAPQKEPPVPAGVGGDSALPAAGPVHKPESVPAPGEKEPGACKPPPRSHKKPARKECDLNKQCGVLNPDTKKICTRLLTCKIHSVHQRREVQGRAKDFDVLVAELKASSRRESPKEKSPVRKEPLPERPAPAAPALPQPPAVPPSASPCRARPPHSHCPPPRARLSSDSDPEEGDAGLFPLPLPKGGSRGSSEESEEEGAEDAHRPDCHYAARPPRPQAFCTFGSRLVSPGCYVFNRRLDRFCSALGSMLERHLSSHMWRKIPPAAEPQLHTAPAPPSPAASPCGPAAPAPPPHTRTPPVPAGPRDSRGSASINYTVGSPHAAAACSQPECGGGGSQSITSPLPANIPSPSFSKLPSTKASKSSRAKEAAGSTEPDAVARKRKQPLGAAASPPYKRTCPGDGAKSKSPGCQVSHPPGKTKATPVSSPATAALNGSVCTGGRLKRGPPPDCRVPPSTTPEPQGSPLHGAGVLPPPPRCISEDEAKKRKNTATYCRPGKPKHAAPPPAPPPAPGPAPPDPGCSVRRKKPGTPLGFEEKRSALKSKAH, from the exons atGGCGGCGCGTGGGCGCGCGGCGGCGGCgatggcggcggcggagcggcggCTGCCGAGCCTGGACGAGTTCGCGGGGCAGAGCTGGAGCGCATGGGTGGAGCGGGCCGGGCCGCCCGCCGACACGG CAGGGTTGGAGCCGGAGGAGAGCAGCAAGAGCGGGAGCAAGAAACTGGACGCCATGACGCTGATTAAGGAAG ACATGTCCATCTTCGGCCACTGCCCGGCGCACGACGAGTTTTACCTGGTGGTCTGCAACCACTGCAGCCAGGTGGTGAAGCCCCAGGCCTTCCAGAAGCACTGCG AACGGCGCCACGGCCCGCTCAGCAAGCTGTACGCCCGTGCTGCCGCCGGCACCCCCAAGTGCCACGCCGTCAACGGGCAGCCGGTGGCCAAGGCGCTGCGGGAGAAGCCGCCGGGCGCCCGTGGCCGGACCCAGCCGCTGCCCGACAAGGCGCAGAAGGACAACCTCTG CTTGTTCATGCCTGTGGTGAACCTGGAGAAGATCCCCAGCCTCCCCAAGCCGGACGGGCATGGGATCAAAGTGCCCCCCAAAGCCCTGCCCGCGCAGCCTTCCTCCAGCTCCAAAGACCCCCCGGGGAGACCCTCCCCGACAGCGCCGCAGAAAGAGCCCCCGGTGCCGGCTGGGGTCGGGGGGGACTCGGCGCtgcccgccgccggccccgtgCACAAGCCAGAGAGCGTGCCCGCCCCGGGGGAGAAGGAGCCGGGCGCCTGCAAGCCGCCCCCCAGGTCCCACAAGAAGCCGGCGC GGAAGGAGTGCGACCTGAACAAGCAGTGCGGCGTGCTGAACCCCGACACCAAGAAGATCTGCACCCGCCTGCTGACCTGCAAG ATCCACTCCGTGCACCAGCGCCGTGAGGTGCAGGGCCGCGCCAAGGACTTCGACGTGCTGGTGGCCGAGCTGAAGGCCAGCTCCCGCCGGGAGTCCCCGAAGGAGAAGAGCCCGGTGAGGAAGGAGCCGCTCCCCgagcgcccggccccggctgcccccgcgctgccgcagccccccgccgTCCCACCCAGCGCGTCCCCCTGCCGTGCCAGGCCCCCCCACTCCCACTGCCCACCCCCCAG GGCCAGGCTTTCCTCCGACAGCGACCCCGAGGAGGGGGACGCGGGGCTGTTCCCCTTGCCCCTGCCCAAGGGGGGCAGCCGGGGGTCCAGCGAGGAGAGCGAGGAGGAGGGGGCCGAGGACGCCCACCGCCCCGACTGCCATTACGCGGCACGCCCGCCGCGGCCACAAGCG ttCTGCACCTTTGGGAGCCGCTTGGTCAGCCCGGGCTGCTACGTCTTCAACCGGCGCCTGGACCGCTTCTGCTCGGCGCTGGGCTCCATGCTGGAGCGGCACCTCAGCTCGCACATGTGGAG GAAGATCCCCCCGGCTGCCGAGCCCCAGCTCCACACCGCCCCggcgccccccagccccgccgcctccccctgcggccccgccgccccggcccccccgccccaCACACGGACACCCCCAGTCCCTGCCGGCCCCCGGGACAGCCGGGGCTCCGCCAGCATCAACTACACGGTGGGGTCCCCGCACGCAGCGGCCGCCTGCAGCCAGCCGGAGTGCGGGGGGGGCGGCAGCCAGTCCATCacctccccgctgccagccaACATCCCCTCGCCCTCCTTCAGCAAGTTGCCTTCCACCAAGGCCAGCAAATCCTCCCGGGCCAAGGAGGCGGCGGGCAGCACGGAGCCGGACGCCGTCGCCCGCAAACGCAAGCAGCCCCTGGGCGCCGCCGCCAGCCCCCCCTACAAACGGACCTGCCCCGGGGACGGGGCGAAAAGCAAAAGTCCCGGCTGCCAGGTCTCGCACCCCCCCGGCAAGACGAAAGCCACCCCGGTGTCATCGCCTGCCACCGCTGCCCTCAATGGCTCGGTGTGCACCGGCGGCCGGCTGAAGCGGGGCCCCCCCCCGGACTGCCGCgtcccccccagcaccacgccGGAGCCCCAGGGCTCGCCGCTGCATGGGGCCGGGgtgctccccccacccccccgctgCATCTCGGAGGACGAGGCCAAGAAGCGCAAGAACACGGCCACGTACTGCCGGCCCGGGAAGCCCAAGCACGCCGCCCCCCCGCCAGCTCCCCCacccgcccccggcccggcgcCCCCTGACCCGGGCTGCTCCGTCCGCAGGAAGAAGCCGGGGACCCCCCTGGGCTTTGAGGAGAAGCGGAGCGCCCTGAAG TCCAAAGCCCATTAa
- the SYPL2 gene encoding synaptophysin-like protein 2, whose protein sequence is MSEPGAPAAGDKAPRLQDRVLGGMRWGRLLEPLGFVKVLEWLFAIFAFGACGSFSGETGATVKCNGETKEMSAISVQFGYPFRLYQIPFEMPDCGGESEPRTLHLVGDFSAPAEFFVTLGVFSFLYAMAALVLYLRFHSLYGENKKLPFVDFCVTVCFAFFWLVAAAAWGKGLSDVKAATRPSSLIASMSVCQGQDVVCNAGATPAMGLANISVLFGFINFLLWAGNCWFVFKETAWHVQAAPRDSAAEQGAIDKQ, encoded by the exons ATGTCGGAGCCCGGAGCCCCCGCGGCCGGCGACAAAGCGCCCCGGCTCCAG GACCGGGTCCTGGGCGGGATGCGCTGGGGCCGCCTCCTGGAGCCCCTGGGCTTCGTCAAGGTGCTGGAGTGG CTCTTCGCCATCTTCGCTTTCGGGGCGTGCGGCTCCTTCAGCGGCGAGACCGGGGCGACGGTGAAGTGCAACGGCGAAACCAAGGAGATGAGCGCCATTTCTGTGCAGTTCGGGTACCCCTTCAG GTTATACCAGATCCCCTTTGAGATGCCGGACTGCGGGGGCGAATCTGAGCCCCGGACCCTGCACCTCGTCGGTGACTTCTCTGCTCCCGCCGAATTTTTCGTGACCCTGGGGGTCTTCTCTTTCCTCTACGCCATGGCAGCTCTGGTGCTCTACCTGCGCTTTCATTCCCTCTACGGCGAGAACAAGAAGCTCCCCTTCGTG GATTTCTGCGTCACCGTCTGCTTCGCCTTCTTCTGGCTGGTGGCGGCGGCCGCGTGGGGCAAGGGGCTGAGTGACGTGAAGGCGGCCACGCGCCCCTCCAGCCTCATCGCCTCCATGAGCGTGTGCCAGGGCCAGGACGTGGTGTGCAACGCGGGCGCCACGCCGGCCATGGGGCTGGCCAACATCTCGGTG ctctTCGGCTTCATCAATTTCCTGCTGTGGGCCGGGAACTGCTGGTTCGTGTTCAAGGAGACGGCGTGGCACGTGCAGGCTGCGCCCCGCGACAGCGCGGCCGAGCAGGGAGCCATCGACAAGCAGTAG
- the PSMA5 gene encoding proteasome subunit alpha type-5 has protein sequence MFLTRSEYDRGVNTFSPEGRLFQVEYAIEAIKLGSTAIGIQTSEGVCLAVEKRITSPLMEPSSIEKIVEIDSHIGCAMSGLIADAKTLIDKARVETQNHWFTYNETMTVESVTQAVSNLALQFGEEDADPGAMSRPFGVALLFGGVDEKGPQLFHMDPSGTFVQCDARAIGSASEGAQSSLQEVYHKSMTLKEAIKSSLVILKQVMEEKLNATNIELATVEPGMKFHMYTKEELEEVIKDI, from the exons ATGTTCCTGACGCGCTCCGAGTACGACCG GGGGGTGAACACTTTTTCTCCGGAAGGGAGGCTCTTCCAAGTGGAGTATGCCATCGAGGCCATCAAG CTTGGCTCCACGGCCATCGGGATCCAGACCTCGGAGGGCGTTTGCCTGGCTGTGGAGAAGAGGATCACCTCCCCGCTCATGGAGCCCAGCAGCATCGAGAAGATCGTAGAAATAGATTCCCACATAG GGTGTGCCATGAGTGGCTTAATAGCTGATGCAAAGACTTTAATTGATAAAGCAAGAGTGGAGACGCAG AATCACTGGTTCACCTACAATGAAACCATGACAGTGGAGAGCGTGACGCAGGCCGTCTCCAACCTGGCGCTGCAGTTTGGAGAGGAGGACGCAGACCCCGGCGCGATG TCTCGCCCGTTTGGTGTCGCGCTGCTCTTTGGAGGAGTTGATGAGAAGGGACCCCAGCT GTTTCACATGGACCCCTCGGGGACGTTTGTTCAGTGCGACGCCAGAGCAATCGGGTCCGCCTCGGAAGGCGCGCAGAGCTCTCTGCAGGAGGTTTACCATAAG TCAATGACGCTGAAAGAAGCAATCAAATCTTCCCTTGTCATCCTGAAACAAGTTATGGAGGAGAAACTGAATGCAACCAACATTGAG CTTGCCACTGTGGAGCCTGGGATGAAGTTCCACATGTACACGAAAGAGGAGCTTGAAGAGGTCATCAAGGATAtttga